TTTCGCCTAGTATAAGGACGGGAATATCGACTGGAGCGAGGATTCGGATGTCTTTGTAGATCTGCAGCATTACCGGAGACGCAGCCAGGAAGAAACGGTTGTTGTCCAGCTCTTCCAGGTGATAACTCTGTGTTTTGTCAGCGATAGAGCTAGCCGCAAGAGAGGCATCGATCTTGGGCTGAGAGGTGAATCGCTCCAGATCCTGTCGCAGCAATGGCTTTCTCAGGATCGTATGGATATTCCATCTGGCCGCATGGCTTTTCCACGAGATGTCTCCCATTTCCGAGAGGATGCAGAGCCGATCGCTGCCGATGGTTTGCATGAGTGCGGGAACAAACAGGCCATCCTTCGATCTGTTCCTGGATGCGTCAAAAAACAGGTAATCCGCTACCAACCCTTTACGCAAGAGCTGGAGCGCCTCCTGGGACGAGGGCACGCACATGGCCTCGTAACCTTCGGATTCCAAAGCATTGAGAATCAAATTGCAGACATTAGTGTCGTCGCTGATAGCGAGAATTTGAACCTGGCGCGTCATCGATACACCTCAAGGGGAATAGAAAAAGAACCGTCACGCGTTTGGAGCCGGAGGGTGCTGATTGTTTCTAATCTGGCACGAGCTCTATAACTCCACGCCTGGCTCACTGCATGTATGTTTTTGCAGGAAGCCCGGACAACCAATGGAAGAAAACAGGAAGGCTGTTGCCTATCGGCGTCAGCGAAAAATAGTGTGAACAGGGCCCAGTTCATTTCAAATCCCTCAGGCGTAATGATCGGATGCGTTACCTTTTTTGGTTCATTCCAAGGTCTGAAACGTCTGACCGATCCCTGAAGCAACGCGACTTTAGCGCCATCCCCCCAAAGTGTCAAACGAAAAAATGCAAGTGTTAGATACTAATTTTGCATACCTAGAGTATGTCGCGTAAGACATTGAATACAAAGGATAAGCGGATGATGAGAGGATGATGGAAATTTCTTTCGAAGGAACAAGACAGGATAAAAATGTGCTAGTTACTTACTCACATATAGGTAACCTATGCGTACTCATTGCACACATTATGGAAGGAGTTCAGGCGGACCTGAAAAATTCCTACGACGGAAAGATTTCTGGAGATCAGTGACGGTGTTCGGAAATATAATACCCGGCGCCATATTGGGGAGACACTTGCGCCGGGTTCGGATCCTTTATTTCCCTTAAGGGCCTGGGTCAGATTTTTCTGCCTTCCGCTCCTGCCGCCTGTTCATCCAGATACCACGCCACGGTCTGTCTCAAGCCCTCGTAAAAGTCGGCAGCGGGGCGATAGCCGAGCTCGGTGCTGGCGCGCTCGATGCTGGCTAGGGAGTGCTGGACGTCACCCTCCCGGGGAGGGCCATAGATTGGCTGCCGCCGGAAGCTTAGAAGCTCCGCGATAGCAGCGTAGACCTCGTTGAGGGTATGGCTTCTGCCGGTACCGATGTTGAAGACGCGTCCGGTGGCGACTTCGCGAGGGGCAGCAAGGGCCAGCAGGTTTGCATTCACCGCGTTGCTCACAAACGTGAAGTCGCGGCTCTGTTCCCCCGTGCCGAAGATGGTGGGAGTTTCGCCAGCCATCATTTTGTAGGTGAACTGGGCGATGACGCCGGAATAGGGCGAGTCTGCGGCCTGGCGTGGACCAAAGATGTTGAAGTAACGGAGGCACACGGTTTCCAGTCCATAAACCCGCCAGAATGCTTGCATGTAATACTCTCCCGTCAACTTTTGGACGGCGTAGGGAGATAGCGGCATCGGCAACATGAGTTCCTGCTTGGGCTGCGTTGGCTGGTCTCCGTAGGCCGAGGACGAGGCGGCATAGACTATGCGGCGGACTCCGGCATCGCGCGCTGCGAGCAGAAGATTCAAAGTTCCGTTGATATTGGAATTGTGCGTCAGAAGAGGGTCTTTGACCGAGCGCGGCACGGACGCCATGGCCGCTTGATGCGATATAAAATCTACTCCCTCACATGCTGTCCGCAAGCCTGCCATGTCCTGCAAATCCATTTCCTCAAAGGAAATTGCTTGCCGGATGTCGGCGAGGTTCTCGAGCTTTCCCGTCGAGAGATTGTCGATTCCACGTACCTCATGTCCCTGGCTGACCAGAGCGCGTGCCAACGTAGAGCCAATGAATCCGGCAATTCCTGTAATCAGATAACGAGCCATT
This genomic interval from Acidisarcina sp. contains the following:
- a CDS encoding SDR family oxidoreductase, with product MARYLITGIAGFIGSTLARALVSQGHEVRGIDNLSTGKLENLADIRQAISFEEMDLQDMAGLRTACEGVDFISHQAAMASVPRSVKDPLLTHNSNINGTLNLLLAARDAGVRRIVYAASSSAYGDQPTQPKQELMLPMPLSPYAVQKLTGEYYMQAFWRVYGLETVCLRYFNIFGPRQAADSPYSGVIAQFTYKMMAGETPTIFGTGEQSRDFTFVSNAVNANLLALAAPREVATGRVFNIGTGRSHTLNEVYAAIAELLSFRRQPIYGPPREGDVQHSLASIERASTELGYRPAADFYEGLRQTVAWYLDEQAAGAEGRKI